The Lacerta agilis isolate rLacAgi1 chromosome 5, rLacAgi1.pri, whole genome shotgun sequence genome has a segment encoding these proteins:
- the LOC117047274 gene encoding tubulin alpha-3 chain isoform X1: protein MRECISIHVGQAGVQIGNACWELYCLEHGIQPDGQMPSDKTIGGGDDSFNTFFSETGAGKHVPRAVFVDLEPTVVDEVRTGTYRQLFHPEQLITGKEDAANNYARGHYTIGKEIVDLVLDRIRKLADLCTGLQGFLIFHSFGGGTGSGFASLLMERLSVDYGKKSKLEFAIYPAPQVSTAVVEPYNSILTTHTTLEHSDCAFMVDNEAIYDICRRNLDIERPTYTNLNRLIGQIVSSITASLRFDGALNVDLTEFQTNLVPYPRIHFPLATYAPVISAEKAYHEQLSVAEITNACFEPANQMVKCDPRHGKYMACCMLYRGDVVPKDVNAAIATIKTKRTIQFVDWCPTGFKVGINYQPPTVVPGGDLAKVQRAVCMLSNTTAIAEAWARLDHKFDLMYAKRAFVHWYVGEGMEEGEFSEAREDLAALEKDYEEVGVDSVEAEAEEGEEY from the exons ATG cGTGAGTGTATATCCATCCATGTTGGACAGGCTGGTGTTCAGATTGGTAATGCTTGCTGGGAACTGTATTGTCTTGAACATGGAATCCAACCTGATGGTCAGATGCCAAGTGACAAGACCATAGGAGGTGGTGATGATTCTTTCAACACTTTCTTTAGCGAAACTGGAGCTGGCAAGCATGTGCCTAGAGCTGTCTTTGTGGACCTTGAGCCAACTGTGGTTG ATGAAGTGCGTACAGGCACTTATAGGCAGTTATTTCATCCTGAGCAACTTATTACTGGAAAAGAAGACGCTGCTAACAATTATGCCCGAGGCCACTATACCATAGGAAAAGAGATTGTTGATTTAGTGCTGGATCGCATTCGCAAGCTG GCTGATTTGTGCACAGGTCTTCAGGGTTTCCTTATTTTTCATAGTTTCGGAGGAGGCACTGGCTCTGGATTTGCATCTTTACTCATGGAAAGACTGTCAGTTGATTATGGCAAAAAGTCCAAATTGGAGTTTGCAATTTACCCAGCTCCACAGGTATCTACTGCTGTAGTAGAGCCTTATAATTCTATCCTTACTACACACACAACATTGGAGCATTCTGACTGTGCCTTCATGGTAGATAATGAAGCTATTTATGATATATGTCGACGCAATCTTGACATTGAACGTCCCACTTACACCAACCTAAATCGTCTCATTGGCCAGATTGTTTCATCTATCACAGCTTCACTCCGTTTTGATGGTGCTCTGAATGTAGATCTGACAGAATTTCAGACAAATCTTGTCCCATACCCACGAATCCATTTTCCTTTGGCAACATACGCACCTGTCATCTCAGCTGAAAAGGCATACCATGAGCAGTTGTCTGTCGCTGAAATTACTAATGCATGTTTTGAGCCAGCCAACCAGATGGTAAAGTGTGACCCTCGCCATGGCAAATATATGGCCTGCTGCATGTTATACAGAGGTGATGTTGTCCCAAAAGATGTCAATGCAGCTATTGCAACTATCAAGACAAAGCGTACCATTCAGTTTGTGGATTGGTGTCCAACTGGATTCAag GTGGGCATTAACTACCAGCCTCCTACTGTTGTGCCAGGAGGGGATCTGGCCAAGGTGCAACGTGCTGTGTGTATGTTAAGTAATACAACTGCCATTGCAGAAGCTTGGGCTCGTCTTGACCATAAATTTGACCTGATGTATGCTAAGCGAGCCTTTGTGCATTGGTATGTTGGAGAAGGTATGGAGGAAGGAGAATTTTCTGAAGCTCGTGAAGATCTAGCTGCTCTTGAGAAAGATTATGAAGAAGTGGGTGTTGATTCTGTGGAAGCTGAGgctgaagaaggagaagagtatTAG
- the LOC117046373 gene encoding G-protein coupled receptor 35-like — protein MTQEVHQQLNCNNTSSELIFLTQALIYFPVFCIGVILNALALKIFCCNLSKWTETRVYMTNLAIADFLLLFTLPFKMAYKRNDVTTLCLVFESTYFINRYMSIFLITITAIDRYIAIKYPLKAKLIRSPLKSVVISGFLWALIISIVYVTKNFEKRASSGTCFRRISREPSMYVFASVIWGFFIPLTIFSFCSIQITKKLVKKKKTNPYEEKRIQKAINIIFANMSVFVICFLPIHLAYLIRFIADYTEASCTQIEKIDNFTNLAGIIANTNCCLDAICYYFVNKEFQEASMKLTTKYETQQKQSSEDQDFEII, from the coding sequence ATGACCCAAGAAGTGCATCAACAATTGAACTGCAACAACACTAGCAGTGAACTGATATTTCTCACTCAAGCACTTATTTATTTCCCCGTTTTCTGCATTGGAGTCATCCTAAATGCCTTGGCCTTGAAGATATTCTGTTGCAATCTGAGCAAGTGGACTGAAACGAGAGTATACATGACCAATTTAGCCATTGCAgattttttgttgctttttactTTGCCTTTCAAGATGGCTTATAAGAGAAACGATGTGACTACACTGTGTTTGGTCTTTGAGTCTACATACTTCATTAACAGGTATATGAGCATCTTCCTTATCACCATCACAGCAATTGATCGATACATTGCCATAAAATATCCCCTCAAAGCAAAGCTTATACGTTCCCCTCTGAAGTCAGTAGTTATCTCTGGGTTTCTCTGGGCCTTGATTATCAGCATTGTATATGTGACTAAAAATTTTGAGAAACGAGCTTCATCAGGCACTTGCTTTAGAAGGATTTCCAGAGAACCATCAATGTATGTATTTGCATCTGTCATTTGGGGATTTTTTATACCATTAACTATTTTTAGTTTCTGTTCCATTCAAATCACAAAGAAActcgtgaagaagaagaaaacaaacccaTATGAAGAAAAGCGCATCCAGAAAGCAATCAATATCATTTTTGCAAATATGAGCGTATTTGTCATATGCTTCTTACCTATTCATCTTGCATACTTAATTCGGTTCATAGCTGACTACACTGAGGCCAGCTGCACTCAGATAGAAAAAATTGACAACTTTACAAACCTTGCAGGAATTATTGCCAACACCAACTGCTGTTTGGATGCCATTTGCTATTACTTTGTGAACAAGGAATTCCAGGAAGCTTCCATGAAGCTAACAACCAAATATGAAACACAACAGAAGCAAAGCTCTGAAGATCAAGATTTTGAAATTATTTAG